The genomic region GAAGGAGCTGAGGTCAACCTCAGCTGGGTGTTCTACGATAAGAAGGCCGTCTTCCGCTAAGAGTTTGTTCTCCAAAATGGCGGTGACAAACTCAGGGTAATGCGGGTAAGTGTAAGGCGGATCGGCAAAGATCACATCCCATTTCTGACTGGTTGACTGTGCGAAACGCAACGCATCGCTTTTGTAGGTGGTGGCGGTTTTGTAACCCAGAAGGTCAAAGGTTGATTTGACGAAACCAACACATTTCGGACTGGCATCAACCGAAGTTACGGTAGCCGCTCCACGACTGGCGAATTCCAAACTGATGTTTCCTGTGCCGCAAAAAAGGTCAAGTACGTTGAGGTCTTCGAAATCGAGCAAGTTGTTCAAGATGTTGAAGAGACCTTCCTTGGCCTTGTCGGTGGTTGGTCGAACTGGCAGGTTCTTGGGCGGATGAATGTTCCGTCCTCGGTATTGTCCGCTGATTATGCGCATGCGGCAGTAAATATGAACGGAAACCGATGCTCGGCCATCTGACTGAACGAATAACTGTAGGTCAGATTCTTCGGCCGTTTGATAAACGAGATCTTTGATATGAATCGCGACAGCACCTTGAAGGTGTCATCACCTTTCTCAACTGAACCTCCCAACAATAATTCAATCTCTGAATGAAGAATACTCAGCGATTCCAATGTTGCCATCAGGAAATAAAGGACATCATCCGCTTTCGAGAATTGGAAACAATTGGAGAAGAGTAGTTTTCCATCTTTCAACACATTAAGCGAAAACCGTTTCTCATCCAAGATCAAATATGCTTTTGTTCCTGAACTGTTCCCAAGAATGGAATCCGCCCAAGTAAGGAATGAAGA from Flavobacteriales bacterium harbors:
- the rsmD gene encoding 16S rRNA (guanine(966)-N(2))-methyltransferase RsmD, translated to MRIISGQYRGRNIHPPKNLPVRPTTDKAKEGLFNILNNLLDFEDLNVLDLFCGTGNISLEFASRGAATVTSVDASPKCVGFVKSTFDLLGYKTATTYKSDALRFAQSTSQKWDVIFADPPYTYPHYPEFVTAILENKLLAEDGLLIVEHPAEVDLSSFPALTQTRKYGRVHFSFFENMK